The following proteins come from a genomic window of Gordonia westfalica:
- a CDS encoding amidohydrolase family protein, with protein MTDHVHFGHIFHLTGSPAVTGAADALVSIPDGALVIGGDGTIRYSGERSALPDEFATAEPHEHPGGYLLPGFVDTHIHFPQTYAGDSYGGGQLLEWLNLCIFPSEARFADPDFAQAAAVEFTRRRVAAGTTAMMVFGSAFPHAQDSLFAETLKAGLRIVSGRGIQTVGGDSATPLLTSEEEAIRLTKAEIEKWHAAGTGDPATALVHVAIVPRFSLSVTTETLRNLGELYDEHRSRGVYVHTHLNENNRPGTGEIDTTKEVYQVDSYLDTYDGKFLPGSSVGGTSLLGRRTILAHAVHCQDSELARMAETGTSISHCPVSQLFLGSGTMPWKRTVEAGVNISAGTDFGGGDEWLIPRVLGDAFKQHITEPGDAGVSMHPAEMLFIGTLGGARALDMEERFGNLDVGKEADFLVIEPADALEPVLQNAVRSEDPDLARDQTLFALLMGIRESSIAEVYVQGRRIVV; from the coding sequence ATGACCGATCACGTCCACTTCGGCCACATCTTTCACCTGACCGGCAGCCCCGCGGTCACCGGCGCAGCCGATGCCCTGGTGTCGATCCCCGACGGCGCCCTCGTGATCGGGGGTGACGGGACGATCAGATACTCGGGTGAGCGGTCGGCGCTTCCCGACGAGTTCGCCACGGCGGAACCGCATGAACACCCGGGCGGTTATCTGCTCCCCGGCTTCGTCGACACCCACATCCACTTCCCCCAGACATATGCCGGTGACTCCTATGGCGGCGGACAACTCCTGGAATGGCTGAACCTGTGCATCTTCCCGTCGGAAGCGAGGTTCGCCGATCCCGACTTCGCCCAGGCCGCTGCCGTCGAGTTCACGAGACGTCGCGTCGCCGCCGGCACGACCGCGATGATGGTGTTCGGCTCCGCCTTTCCCCACGCGCAGGACTCGCTGTTCGCCGAGACACTGAAGGCGGGACTCCGCATCGTGTCCGGTCGCGGTATCCAAACCGTCGGCGGTGACTCGGCCACGCCGCTGCTGACCTCCGAGGAGGAGGCGATCCGCCTGACGAAGGCCGAGATCGAGAAATGGCATGCCGCCGGCACCGGCGACCCCGCGACCGCACTCGTCCACGTCGCGATCGTGCCGCGATTCTCGTTGTCGGTGACCACCGAGACCCTGCGGAATCTCGGCGAGCTCTACGACGAACACCGGTCCCGGGGCGTCTATGTGCACACCCACCTCAACGAGAACAACCGCCCCGGGACCGGCGAGATCGACACGACCAAAGAGGTCTACCAGGTCGACTCGTACCTCGACACCTACGACGGCAAATTCCTGCCCGGCTCGTCGGTCGGCGGCACGAGCCTGCTCGGCCGGCGCACCATCCTCGCGCACGCGGTGCACTGCCAGGACTCCGAGCTGGCCCGGATGGCCGAGACCGGGACCTCGATCTCGCACTGTCCGGTCTCGCAGTTGTTCCTCGGTTCGGGCACGATGCCGTGGAAGCGCACGGTCGAGGCAGGGGTGAACATCTCGGCGGGCACCGACTTCGGCGGCGGCGACGAGTGGCTCATCCCCCGGGTGCTCGGCGACGCGTTCAAGCAGCACATCACCGAACCGGGCGATGCCGGGGTGTCGATGCACCCGGCCGAGATGTTGTTCATCGGAACTCTGGGCGGCGCCCGCGCCCTCGACATGGAGGAGCGGTTCGGCAACCTCGACGTGGGCAAGGAGGCCGACTTCCTCGTCATCGAACCCGCCGACGCGCTCGAACCCGTGCTCCAGAACGCCGTGCGCTCCGAGGATCCCGATCTCGCCCGCGACCAGACACTGTTCGCGCTGCTCATGGGGATACGCGAGTCCTCGATCGCCGAGGTGTACGTGCAGGGCCGACGGATCGTCGTCTGA
- a CDS encoding antibiotic biosynthesis monooxygenase, translated as MITTVSVFHPVSAAGFADWASTLVASAADADGCVDAQISTLVDGRFEPAVAVTFVDEEACDAWIDGPRCAEIMRAGRDLGHLPSAPPVELVDGQAPPPGVGAFRHDIVAGKSGDFIAAEQELTQAASGFSGYEGTTLFVDEHAGTAMSVLRFRTERQLAAWVSSRERGEALAELRSSLTHDFETMSATTAFGTTVRTDHGRVRQTPNWKSAMMVLLVLYPTVMILSRFLGPVLDRLGAQPWLALWLSQVCSVGLMQWWLMHWAAKPFRRWLDPVDGGGWRSNLAGAVTILAIYAACLALFASVTWLQFWDYTDA; from the coding sequence ATGATCACAACCGTGTCGGTGTTCCATCCCGTCAGCGCAGCGGGGTTCGCCGACTGGGCCTCGACCCTCGTCGCGTCGGCGGCCGACGCGGATGGGTGCGTCGACGCCCAGATCTCGACGCTCGTCGACGGCCGGTTCGAACCGGCGGTCGCGGTGACCTTCGTCGACGAGGAGGCCTGCGATGCCTGGATCGACGGCCCTCGGTGTGCCGAGATCATGCGGGCCGGTCGCGATCTCGGGCATCTGCCGTCGGCGCCGCCGGTCGAGCTCGTCGACGGCCAGGCTCCTCCGCCCGGCGTGGGCGCCTTCCGTCACGACATCGTCGCGGGCAAGTCCGGCGATTTCATCGCCGCGGAGCAGGAGCTGACGCAGGCGGCGAGCGGGTTCAGCGGCTACGAGGGCACGACGCTGTTCGTCGACGAGCATGCGGGGACCGCCATGTCGGTGCTGAGATTCCGTACCGAGCGACAACTTGCGGCGTGGGTGTCGTCGCGTGAACGCGGAGAGGCGCTCGCCGAACTGCGCTCGAGTCTCACCCACGACTTCGAGACGATGTCGGCGACAACCGCTTTCGGCACCACCGTGCGGACCGACCACGGCCGGGTCAGGCAGACGCCGAACTGGAAGTCGGCGATGATGGTCCTGTTGGTGCTCTACCCGACCGTGATGATCCTGTCCCGTTTCCTCGGTCCGGTCCTCGACCGGCTCGGTGCCCAACCCTGGTTGGCGTTGTGGCTGAGTCAGGTGTGCAGCGTGGGGCTGATGCAGTGGTGGCTGATGCACTGGGCCGCCAAGCCGTTCCGCCGCTGGCTCGATCCGGTCGACGGGGGTGGCTGGCGCAGCAACCTCGCCGGTGCCGTGACGATCCTGGCGATCTATGCGGCCTGCCTGGCACTCTTCGCGAGTGTCACCTGGCTTCAGTTCTGGGACTACACGGACGCCTGA
- a CDS encoding YchJ family protein encodes MNTESANRDPDARCPCLSGHPFGECCGPVLAGERAAPTAEALMRSRFTAFALGDRNHLLLSWHPDTRPDDLELDEDMRWYRLDVESTNGGSPFDTDGEVTFTAYYRHGSEKGSLHERSRFSRHDGRWVYLDGVVS; translated from the coding sequence ATGAACACCGAATCGGCAAACCGTGATCCCGACGCGCGGTGTCCATGTCTGTCCGGCCATCCGTTCGGCGAATGCTGCGGTCCCGTCCTCGCCGGTGAGCGCGCCGCACCGACCGCCGAAGCGCTGATGCGATCACGCTTCACCGCTTTCGCCCTCGGCGATCGCAACCACCTGCTGCTCAGCTGGCACCCCGACACCCGTCCCGACGATCTCGAACTCGACGAGGACATGCGCTGGTACCGCCTCGACGTCGAGTCGACGAACGGTGGATCGCCGTTCGACACCGACGGGGAGGTCACCTTCACCGCCTACTACCGGCACGGGTCCGAGAAGGGCTCGCTGCACGAGCGGAGCCGTTTCTCGCGCCACGACGGCCGGTGGGTCTACCTCGACGGGGTCGTGTCCTGA
- a CDS encoding dodecin, with protein sequence MSDNVYRVIEVVGSAKSGTDEAIRNAIARASQTVNHLDWFEVTETRGHIEDGQIAHFQVTLKVGFKIEGP encoded by the coding sequence TTGTCCGACAACGTGTATCGGGTCATCGAAGTGGTCGGTTCGGCCAAGTCCGGCACCGACGAGGCGATCCGGAACGCCATCGCCCGTGCGTCGCAGACGGTCAATCATCTCGACTGGTTCGAGGTGACCGAAACCCGCGGCCACATCGAGGACGGCCAGATCGCACACTTCCAGGTCACGCTGAAGGTGGGCTTCAAGATCGAAGGTCCCTGA